Genomic DNA from Mycolicibacterium helvum:
ATTGCCGGCCTGAGCCTGCCGATTCTGCGGTCCTGGCTGGCAGCGCAATCCGCCGGCGGCGCGGCCCGCACGACGCTGGCTCGCCGCACCTCGGCGGTCAAGACCTTCACCGCCTGGGCCACCCGCCGCGGTCTACTGGCCGACGACCCTGCGGTCCGCCTACAGCTGCCCAAGGCCCGCCGCACACTGCCCGCGGTGCTCCGCCAGGACCAGGCACTGGCCGCGATGGCCGCCGCTGATCTCGGCGCCGAACAGGGCGACCCGCTGGCGCTGCGCGATCGGCTGATCGTCGAATTGCTCTACGCCACCGGGATCCGTGTCAGCGAACTGTGCGGGCTGGACATCGATGACGTCGACACCGGCCGGCGGCTGCTGCGCGTGCTGGGTAAGGGCAACAAACAGCGCACCGTCCCGTTCGGAGCGCCGGCGCTGGCCGCGCTGACGGCGTGGCTGACCGAGGGCAGGCCCGAACTGGTGAAAGACGACTCCGGCCCGGCGCTTCTGCTG
This window encodes:
- a CDS encoding tyrosine recombinase XerC yields the protein MRRTCVLRCNRRGVDPGDYAAILDDYAEHLELERARSEHTRRAYLTDLRSLFAFVDERAPGAGIAGLSLPILRSWLAAQSAGGAARTTLARRTSAVKTFTAWATRRGLLADDPAVRLQLPKARRTLPAVLRQDQALAAMAAADLGAEQGDPLALRDRLIVELLYATGIRVSELCGLDIDDVDTGRRLLRVLGKGNKQRTVPFGAPALAALTAWLTEGRPELVKDDSGPALLLGPRGRRLDPRQARTVVHQTMSAVDGAPDMGPHGLRHSAATHLLEGGADLRIVQEILGHSSLATTQLYTHVTVARLRAVHDQAHPRA